The nucleotide sequence CTGGCTCGTCGAGTCAAACGGGCACTGGACGCTCGTGACCGGGATCGCCGCCGGCGAGGTCTCGACGGCGCCGAAGCTCGCCGTCTGGCGCGGCACGCGGTATCGCCACTTCCAGTCGACGACGGCCCGGGTGGAGGCGGTCCTCGGGGAGTTCTACTGGGAGGTGAAGAGAGGCGAGTCGACAGGCGTCTCCGACTACGTCGCGCCCCCCCGGATCCTCTCGGAGGAGAAGTACGAGAACGAGGTCACCTGGTCGGAGGGAAGCTACGTCCCGAAGGAGGAGGTCGAGCAGGCCTTCGCCCTGAAGTCTCCCCTTCCGGCGCCCGAAGGGGTCGCCTCGAACCAGCCGTGGCCGCACGCGGAGTCGTCCCGCGGGTTCATGAGAACGATGGGGCTCTTCGCCGCGATCGCCGTCTTCCTCTTCGTCTTCTTCAACATCAAGGCCGACCGCAAGGTCGTCTACCAGATGCGCCACGACGTCTCGCTGGCGGCCAACGACCCGACGATCTCCTCCGACGCGCTCTCCGAGGGGCTCACGGTCGTCACCGAGCCGTTCGAGATTCCGCATTCCGGAAACGTCGAGGCCAGCATCGACGCCCCGACCGACAACAGCTGGGTCTTCGTGAACGCCGTCCTCCTCGAGGAGGCGACGGGCCAGGCTTTCGGGTTCGGCCTGCAGTCCGACTACTACCACGGCGTCGACGGTGGCGAGCGCTGGAGCGAAGGGTCCCGGTCCCGTACCAACTACATCGGCCGCATCCCCGCCGGTCGCTACGTCCTTCGCCTCGAGCCCGAGCTCGAGCGGGGCAAGGCGCCGCCGTACTACGACATCCGCCTCCGGAGCGGCGTGCCCCGGATGACACACCTCGTACTCGTCCTCCTCCTCCTCCTCCTCGGCCCGATCGCCCTCGGGATCTCGAAGGCCCGCTTCGAGAGCCGGCGGTGGGCCGAGAGCGACTACGCAGGCGGGGGCGAGGGCGGGTCGGACGACGACGAATGAGGTTCCCATGCTGAAACGCGGATTCCAGGTCTTCGGCGCTCTCGTCCTGACGGCCTACGCCTGGGCCGGCTTCGCCGGGTGGGAGCTTCCGAGCAACGCGAAGAAGGGCGTCGTCGCCGCCGGGGCGCGCAGCGCGACCGGATTCAGGGCCTACAGCTTCTGGACGGGAGGGAAGTGATGAACTGGTGGCAGCTCCACGGGCAGCAGGTCTGGTCGGCCCTCGTCTTCTCCGCCATCGGGATCGGCGTTTTCGGCCTCTTCTTCCTGATCCTCCCGAGGATCCTCCCCTTCTCGCTGAAGAAGGAGATCGAGGAGGACCAGAACGTCGCGCTCGGCATCGTGATCGCCGCGGTGGTCCTCGGGATGGCCTTCATCATCGGGCAGGCCATCGGCTCGTGACCCGGTGACGCCGAGCCCGGTCCGTCCGGGACCGGTCTACCTGACGGTCCTCGTCATCGCCACCTGCGGGCTCGTCTACGAGCTCGTCGCGGGGGCGCTCGCGAGCTACCTCCTCGGGGACACGGTCACGCAGTTCTCCCTCGTCATCGGGATCTACCTGACGGCGATGGGGGCGGGAGCGTGGCTCTCGAAGTTCATCGAGAGGGGCGTCGCCCGCCGCTTCGTCGAGATCGAGATCGCGGTCGCGTTCCTCGGCGGTTTCTCGGCCCCCATCCTCTCCTTCGCCTTCCTCTCGCCCCGCTGGTTCCATCCCGTCTTCTACGGCCTCGTCTTCGGCATCGGGACGCTCGTCGGCGTCGAGATCCCGCTGATGCTCCGGCTCCTGCGACGGTCGGTGGCCTTCAAGGACCTCGTCGCGCAGGTCCTCACCTTCGACTATCTCGGGGCCCTGGCCGCCTCGCTTCTCTTCCCCCTCGTCTTCGTCCCGAACCTCGGCCTCTTCCGCACCTCCCTCCTCTTCGGTCTCCTGAACGTCGTCGTGGCGTTCACGTCGATCCGGCTCTTCCGCGACGAGATCGGCGCCGCCGGAGGGCTGGTCGCCAAGGCGGCCGTCGTCGCTGCGCTCCTCCTCGGCGGCTTCGCCGCGGCCGACCGCCTCTCGGAGATGGCCGAGGAGCAGCAGTACGCCGACGAGGTCCTCTTCGCGAAGTCGTCGCCCTACCAGCGCGTCGTCCTGACGAAGAACAAGGCGGGTTTCCAGCTCTTCCTGAACGGGCACCTGCAGTTCTCCTCCGTCGACGAGTACCGCTACCACGAGGCGCTCGTCCACCCCGCGTTCGCCGTCGTCCCCGGTGCGCGGCGCGTCGCCGTGTTCGGCGGCGGCGACGGCCTGGCGGTGCGCGAGGTCCTGCGCCATTCCTCCGTCGAGTCGGTGACGCTCGTCGACCTCGACCCGATGGTCACCCGCCTCGCCCGCGAGAACCCTCTCTTCGTCGGGCTCAACGGCGGCTCGCTCCTCTCGCCGAAGGTCACGGTCGTCAACGACGACGCGATGCCCTGGCTCGAGAAGGGGACGGACCTCTTCGACCTCGTCTTCGTCGACTTCCCCGACCCGAACAGCTTCGCGGTCGGCAAGCTCTACACGAAACGCTTCTACAGCCTCCTGAAGAAGCGCCTGGCGCCCGACGGCGCCTTCGCCGTCCAGTCGACGTCGCCGCTCTTCGCACGCAAGTCGTACTGGATCATCGAACGGACGATCGAGGCCTCGGGCTTCGCAACGCGCCCCTACCACGCCACCGTTCCGTCCTTCGGCGAGTGGGGATTCGTCCTCGCGTCGCCCCGGCCCTTCAACGTCCCTGCACGGCTGATACCCGGCCTCCGCTACCTCTCCGACGAGACGCTCCCCGCCCTCTTCTCCTTCGGTCCCGACATGGCCCGGCTGGAGGTGCCCGTGAACCGCCTCCACGACCAGGTCCTCGTGAGGACCTACGAGAGCGAGTGGCGGAAGTTCGAGTGACGTGAAGGCGTCCCGGCGCGAGGCGATCGCCGCGCTCGTCGGCCTCCCCGCCCTCTCGGCCTTCCTCGGGGCCTGCCGGCGGACCGAGGACGGCGCCCCGTTCGGAGGCGTCATTGCCGGGGCCGACGTCCTGCGCGGGCACCGGATCCGGACGGGCGAGCTCCTCACGCGCCCTGTCGCCCGCCGCGAGAGCGTCGGCGTCGCGATCCTCGGAGCCGGCATCTCGGGCCTCTCCGCAGCCTGGACTTTCGCCCGCGCCGGCTTCGCCGATTTCCGCATCTACGAGCTGGAGGACACCCCGGGCGGTAACGCGCGCTCGGGCGGGAACGCCGTCTCCCCGTTTCCCTGGGGCGCGCACTACGTCCCGGTACCGCTCTACGGGAACCCCGCGCTCGAGCTCCTCCTCTCCGAGGTCGGCGCCCTGACGGGCCGCACGCCCGACGGCGAGCCCGAGTGGGCCGAGGAGATGCTCTGCGCCGAGCCCGAAGAGCGGCTCTGGTTCCGCGGGCTCTGGTACGAGGGCCTCTATCCCCGCGCCGGCGCGTCCCGGCAGGATCGCGAGGAGCTCTCGCGCTTCGAGCGGGAGATGCTCCGCTTCGCCGCCCAGAGAGACGGGAAGGGGCGCCGCGCATTCGCCATCCCCCGCCGCCGCTCCTCCGACGACGCCGAATGGACGGTGCTCGACAGGATCTCGATGCGCGAGTGGCTCACCCGGAACGGCTTCTCGGGCGCGCGCCTCTTCTGGTTCGCCGAGTACGCCACGCGCGACGACTTCGGCTCCTCGCTCGACGACACGTCGGCGTGGGCCGGCATCCACTACTTCGCCTCGCGCCTGCGCGGCACCTCGCCCGACGGCCCCTTCGAGGAGCCTGCCTCGTTCCTGACCTGGCCCGAAGGGAACGGGCGCCTCGTGAAACGCCTCGTGCAGGCCGCGGGCGGGAAGATCGTGACCGGGGCCGTCGTCTTCGACGTCGTCCCGAAGGCCGGCGGCGCCACCCTCCGCTGGCTCGACGTGCCGCGCAACGAGATCGTCGAGGTGACGGCCCGCCACGTCGTCTACGCCCTCCCCCGCTACACCGCCGCGAAGGTCCTCGCGCCGTGGCGCGAGAGCCCGCCCGCGTTCCTGCGTTCCTTCGAGTACGCGCCCTGGCTCGTCGCGAACCTGACGCTCTCCGGACGACCGGCCGACCGCGGCTTCCCGCTCTGCTGGGACAACGTCCTCTACGACTCGCGCGGCCTCGGCTACGTCGTCGCGACCCACCAGACGGGCCGCACGCACGGCCCCACGGTCCTCACCTACTACCTCGTCTTCGCGGGCGAGGAGCCGCGCAAGGCGCGGGAGAAGCTCCTCTCGGCCACCTGGAGGGAGCTGGCCGACGCCGTCCTCGCCGATCTGTCGAGGGCGCACCCGGACCTCCCCTCCCTCGTCACGAA is from Holophagales bacterium and encodes:
- a CDS encoding DUF350 domain-containing protein yields the protein MNWWQLHGQQVWSALVFSAIGIGVFGLFFLILPRILPFSLKKEIEEDQNVALGIVIAAVVLGMAFIIGQAIGS
- a CDS encoding DUF4178 domain-containing protein, which produces MSSRAANCPSCGGEVLFRAGSSVVTVCPQCRSAVSRKGAGLESLGTVAELVPTSSPFRIGTTAKPKVQGLKPFRIVGRLQLSTGEGTWDEWHVSFEDGRYAWLAEAQGTFWVMRPLPAPSNPPAPEFTQIAPGQRLNFGAYGQFTVTDRRQALYASAEGDLPFAAAPGAVFMYADLSGADGSLATLDYGDDPGVDAFFVGKQVQLAELGVEGLEGWSGRKVAAKASSLNCPACGAGLQLKDPANTVRVACTYCGSVLATPEGGASAEKFEVLTRLQKVPFKPLLPLGGEGTLRGLNFAILGAILKACTVDGVHYYWREYLLKETKSEAYHWLVESNGHWTLVTGIAAGEVSTAPKLAVWRGTRYRHFQSTTARVEAVLGEFYWEVKRGESTGVSDYVAPPRILSEEKYENEVTWSEGSYVPKEEVEQAFALKSPLPAPEGVASNQPWPHAESSRGFMRTMGLFAAIAVFLFVFFNIKADRKVVYQMRHDVSLAANDPTISSDALSEGLTVVTEPFEIPHSGNVEASIDAPTDNSWVFVNAVLLEEATGQAFGFGLQSDYYHGVDGGERWSEGSRSRTNYIGRIPAGRYVLRLEPELERGKAPPYYDIRLRSGVPRMTHLVLVLLLLLLGPIALGISKARFESRRWAESDYAGGGEGGSDDDE
- a CDS encoding FAD-dependent oxidoreductase — protein: MKASRREAIAALVGLPALSAFLGACRRTEDGAPFGGVIAGADVLRGHRIRTGELLTRPVARRESVGVAILGAGISGLSAAWTFARAGFADFRIYELEDTPGGNARSGGNAVSPFPWGAHYVPVPLYGNPALELLLSEVGALTGRTPDGEPEWAEEMLCAEPEERLWFRGLWYEGLYPRAGASRQDREELSRFEREMLRFAAQRDGKGRRAFAIPRRRSSDDAEWTVLDRISMREWLTRNGFSGARLFWFAEYATRDDFGSSLDDTSAWAGIHYFASRLRGTSPDGPFEEPASFLTWPEGNGRLVKRLVQAAGGKIVTGAVVFDVVPKAGGATLRWLDVPRNEIVEVTARHVVYALPRYTAAKVLAPWRESPPAFLRSFEYAPWLVANLTLSGRPADRGFPLCWDNVLYDSRGLGYVVATHQTGRTHGPTVLTYYLVFAGEEPRKAREKLLSATWRELADAVLADLSRAHPDLPSLVTNVDVFLWGHAMARPHPGFVWHPDRAALEQPVGRVRFAHADASGLPLFEEAQDSGIRAAEAILAEDGERFTTLLG
- a CDS encoding polyamine aminopropyltransferase; its protein translation is MTPSPVRPGPVYLTVLVIATCGLVYELVAGALASYLLGDTVTQFSLVIGIYLTAMGAGAWLSKFIERGVARRFVEIEIAVAFLGGFSAPILSFAFLSPRWFHPVFYGLVFGIGTLVGVEIPLMLRLLRRSVAFKDLVAQVLTFDYLGALAASLLFPLVFVPNLGLFRTSLLFGLLNVVVAFTSIRLFRDEIGAAGGLVAKAAVVAALLLGGFAAADRLSEMAEEQQYADEVLFAKSSPYQRVVLTKNKAGFQLFLNGHLQFSSVDEYRYHEALVHPAFAVVPGARRVAVFGGGDGLAVREVLRHSSVESVTLVDLDPMVTRLARENPLFVGLNGGSLLSPKVTVVNDDAMPWLEKGTDLFDLVFVDFPDPNSFAVGKLYTKRFYSLLKKRLAPDGAFAVQSTSPLFARKSYWIIERTIEASGFATRPYHATVPSFGEWGFVLASPRPFNVPARLIPGLRYLSDETLPALFSFGPDMARLEVPVNRLHDQVLVRTYESEWRKFE